DNA sequence from the Aquificaceae bacterium genome:
TTCTATAACCACCGTGTAGCCCTTTGATATGCGATTCACCAGGCTCTCAGCAAGTTTGCCATAGGCCTTGACTTCAAAAAAGTGGCTTTCCTCCTTCCATACCTCACCCACCATATACCTTCTGTTGTATGCTATAGTAAACTCAACCATCCTTGTGCCCGAGGGCATATACCTTTCAAGCGGGTCTTTTACCAGCCTGCCTATGATAATGACCTTATTGAGCAACCTTCTCTCCTTCCTGACCCTTTACCTGTATGTTGAGCCAGCGTATTATGTCCTCACTTATCTTGCAGTAAAAATCAAGCTCGTTGGGAAGCTCGGGTCGCTGTGACCTTATGGTGAGCATGAAGTACCTGCCATGGTTGAAGTTCTTTATGGGATAGGCGAGCTGTTTTGCCCCCCAGTCTGTGATGCTCAGAAGCTCTCCACCTTTTTTCTGGATAAAGTCCTTCATTTCCTGAAGCTTTTTCTGAACCTCATCCTCGGTGAGAGTGGGTCTGAAGACCACAACGCTCTCGTAATGCCTGACTGTCTGATAATACCTCTTTGCCATCTTTACCTCCTGGACTTTTAATGGTCCCTGCCTCAAGGACAGGAACGAGGTAATGGTTTATTATATCATAATGAGTGTAAAAAGGGCAAGGTTAGAAAAACTTCTCATGGAGGAGATAGCGGGCCTTATACTCAGAGAAATTAAGGACCCAAGGCTTGCACATGTGGTTATCACCCATGTGGAGCTATCGCAGGACATGAAAAGGGCAAAGGTATACTTCACAACCCTCCAGGAGGGCAGGGAAAGGGAGGCGGAGGATGCCCTCAGGCACGCCAGCCCCTTTATAAGGGCTCGGCTGGCAAAGGGTTTGAAGATAAAAAGGCTTCCAGAGCTTGACTTTATCTTTGATAGGGAATTAAAAAGAATGGAAAAGATATGGCAGAAGCTCTAACAGCCTTCCTTCTAAAGGAGAGTTTTTATCAAATTTCCCCGCCAGAGGGAAAGCTTCTTTACTTCACAGACAAGGACCCTCAGGTAAAGTCAGAAGAGCTTTTGAGCGCTTCTGAGGTGGACCCCAGAATACCCTACCCCCTCCTTAACC
Encoded proteins:
- the rpsF gene encoding 30S ribosomal protein S6, translating into MAKRYYQTVRHYESVVVFRPTLTEDEVQKKLQEMKDFIQKKGGELLSITDWGAKQLAYPIKNFNHGRYFMLTIRSQRPELPNELDFYCKISEDIIRWLNIQVKGQEGEKVAQ
- the ssb gene encoding single-stranded DNA-binding protein, with product MLNKVIIIGRLVKDPLERYMPSGTRMVEFTIAYNRRYMVGEVWKEESHFFEVKAYGKLAESLVNRISKGYTVVIEGRLTQDRWMDKEGKGQSKIRIVAESVRVINKPRIEEPVEEFSLREEEMSEEPIETPFSSEDDEIPF
- the rbfA gene encoding 30S ribosome-binding factor RbfA, whose product is MSVKRARLEKLLMEEIAGLILREIKDPRLAHVVITHVELSQDMKRAKVYFTTLQEGREREAEDALRHASPFIRARLAKGLKIKRLPELDFIFDRELKRMEKIWQKL